agttcactAACACCTCATCCCTCAGCCCTGCTGCTGTTCCAGTTCTGGTTTTGTTCTCCATCTCAGCAAACCGAGAACGAAGACATTCAGGACAAAGCAAGGCACAGATCGAAGCGCCATCATGAAGCCAAACGAATCCCTTTTGGTTTCTGATCTTCACTGAAGCCCTGAagggaaaatgacaaaactcTGGAGATAATTAAGTTTTTATTCTCCTGTGTGAGAGCAGCCACACAGCAGTTTGGCCAGGATCATTTTTAGTCTCGTGTGGAAGCtttggctgcagctgctgtcagccatCGACAAAACGTTCCTCACTCATCAGCCAGCAGGCTAACAGCTGCCGGCAGACTCGCTCAATCACTTTTCTAACCAACAACACGTGTGCTCGTGAACTGAGACTTCAGTGAACCTGGAGGGAAACAGAACCAGATGCCCAACAGACTCCCCAGTTTGACAGAGCAAAAACGCTCACCAGAACACTTCTTGTTCTCATTTGCCTCTCAGGGCTTCCGTAGATTTTCTCAGCACAGGGCGAGTTTCACAGAGGAAACTGCCGTACGTCCACGACAGTAAAGTCAGCTGGATTTTCTGCGGTTTGGCAGGAAGTCGTCAGGACTAAAACTGCTCGCGGCCCCGTCGGCGGATCGCCGGGCGTAACCTGAACTGTCAGCACGGAGGCGTctttaaatgtcacaaacaaaATCCCAATCAGCTTCACTGTGCTGAAATGTGAAGACTCAGATGATCAAACCGCGTAACAGGATGAAGTCTTTCTGTGATCTGAGCTCAGAGCTAAAGGCTGTGAAGTACAAACTTCAGGAggatgatttgatttgaagtcCAATGAgtgacacatgcatgcatttcagGTAAGTCAGTGTAAAATGATTTAGTGgtggacacagagacacaacacaaagcTTAGGCACAATTCTGGTCATGGTTCTCCTGTGGATGGACGCCGCTGCAGTGAACCCGTCCCAGCTGCCTTCAGGTGTCGGCCCGCGGCGGAGGACAAACGGCGGCTGGGTGAGATGGAGAAGCTCAGGATCTGAGAGGACCTGGTCTGAGGTCTGAGGCAGGCCTCTGGAGGACTGGTCTCCGGCAAATGTTCATGTGGGTGTCGGTTTACATGTGGGACTGGAGAAGCTCCAGCAGCTCCGTCGCCTTCCTACGCAGCAAGCAGCTCTCGCTCGGGCTTCTTCCTGGGACGTTCCCtctctgaaacagaaacagattgACGGGCTCACGAACAGCTGCAGGGCGGAGTGTCGAGCACAGTACAGCCGCTGGTGGACAACGAGGCTGCAGACGCGGATGCTACACCTGTAAAACGTGGAGGCTTCACGCACACGTTCAACACGGCGGCACAGAAGATCAACACAATCGGCGCAGCCTGCAGGACGTTTTGATTTCTACACGTCCTACACAGACTGTGAGCATTCGCTCTGAGATCACAGCTggaaaaacatcagaacaacACGGAGTCACAACTTAAGACAAACAAACCCCGTTTCTCCTCCGAGGCCTCGGGGACTTCTGGCAGCTGGTCTGAGGGAACCTCTGGAAGCTCGACGTCTCCCTGTGAGAGTTCAGAAGATCAGACATGACATGAGACCACTAAAGTTCTGCTCCAGGTCGCCCGACAAAGCGTGAACACGTTCCCGGTGATGAGACCCACCTGAGTTATggcctccagctcagccaggACAGCGTCCTCGTCCTCCTGTGACAAAGAGCCGGCCAGCATCTCGTCGATTTGCTGCAGAGAGATGAAAGACTTGGCTTCACATCGTGGATCTGAGCTCAGAAACACTTGACAACAAGCGGGACACATAACTGAGACGCCAGCAGGTTCTCCGCATCTGTTCCAGAGTTCTTTTTACACAGTCATGTAAAGCAAAATCTTTTGATCTAAAGTGCTCAAAGGTAAAAAACTGTATGAAACCTGCACCTTTCAGGCAAACTGAGGGTAAAGAAATGGAGTCTGATGTCAGACTTACCCTCTGGTACTCGATGGCATCTTGGGTTTCGTCCATAATTCGTTCTACTTCTTCGATAGACATGACCTAACGTGTGGAGAAACCAGAGGTCGTCAGTAAGCAGCCATTCAGGAGGAGGACACGAAGCCACCTGACGTCACCTACCTCGTGCATTTTTTTCAGACACTCGTTTCCAACTTTCAACCCGTCGATGACCTTCCTCTCAATCTGGGCGAACTCCAGGTCTTGAACCTAAAGCaagcagagaagagaggagcCGCTAGTTTCACGAGCTCCACTGAAACAAACCTGCGCTGTCACGGTAAACAAAAGTGTGCGAGGCTCAGGCTGCAGATCGTCTCGCTGGGGGAAACTGACACGTTTAAAGGCACTCTGGACTTTCCATGCTTCTGCTGCACCACCCGTCGCTCACACCCGCCCATCACTCACCATACGCTCCAGGTTGCCGATCTGGTTCTCCGTCTTGTCGAGAAGCTGATCCTGGTAGCGCTTCTTCTTCAGCAGGAGGAGCGCCTTCCTGTTTGAATCCAGAAGACGGTTTGGTGAGGTGAGAATCTCTGCGGGAGCAAGACGCTCACAAAGCCAGCGCTAAGAGGTCACATGCAAGAAAACACACCAAGAAAAGCTCCCACCAACAATCACATGAAAAAGGCTGCGATTTGGTTTGACTCCTTCAAACTACGGCTTGAACCTTGTGCTTTCACAAGATCCAacctgctgttttcctgctgctgtcacatacagaaagtgaaagtgaagacGAACGTGAGTGAAAGGCCTAAACAGGAAGTCATGTGTTTGCTGTCACACCTGAATCCTCCTTCATTCCTCTCATCTCAATGCATCAACTGTGTAACTCACTCTTTTTTGCCATCTTTCAGCAGCTGCTTGGCTAAAAgtctctccttctccagctgcacGTTGATCTTCTTCTGATACTGCCTCAGCTTATCTCTTTGCTGTTTCAGTTGCTGCAATGAGGAGAACATGTTGTATGAATACAAACAGCTTCACCCAGCCGGGTTTGGAGCTGCTCTGCCAAACAGCACACCGGGACAGAAACGTTTCTTAAACCAGCAGGACTCACGTCAGAGTCCCCGGATGAAGTCGCCAGAGAAGCCGCTGAGCACCGCTTTGATTTAATCGGTTCATTTCTCAACCGTTAAAACGAGTTCAGTTGTTTGCTACGACTTTTAACGATGCAGTTTGAAGGCAGACTCAcctaaaaatgtttatttttcagataaattCGTGCAAAATAACGTAAAGACCGCTGAAAAGGTAAAGAAGTGCTGTACAAACCAGGTGTGAGCGTCTACTGACAAACAAAGTTATTAAATTAGCACATTTTTCGAAGCAGCGCGGTGTCGAGGCTAACATAAACAGTTTGGTTAgctggctaatgttagctagctgtGACACCTACCAAAATCGCTTTGTCTTGTTCTGTCACTCGggtctgtttcttttttccaaacagATTTCCCATTCTGACACAGCATCCCAGCTACGATTTGAACCGGGGAGGAAATATGAAACTTCTTCGATTTTAAACGATTTTTCTAACTTGTAAGGGGCAGGCTGGGGCAGGCTAGAGCTGCTTCCTCTCCATTATTTGTGTAGTCATCTGTCCATTCGTCCACACCCACATCAGGAAGGACGGTAACCGGGCAGGGACAGAAACTGAGTATATGTGAAATCATGAACATTCACTCCCCTCTTGTGGTCACAGAAGGGTACTGCActtgaatgaaaacaatcaaaactgaTCAAATTAGCTCAATCTCATCTCCCAGTGCAAGCAGAAgcctttcatttaaaacaaaccgGAACGGAAACCGGAATCGGAACGACTACTGTACTGTGActattaacaacaacaacgatggaataatgaaatgtttgatGATGTTGGTGTTATTTCATGACTCTGGCCGTTATTGGGATGTTTCCACATGAAAGAACGTACCTTTTCTGAGGCACTTTGTATAGAAGTATCGataaaaaaacatactgaagcTCTTATTTTACAGACACTGTTAACATTAGCAGCAAACTTAACTATGAATAACAATatgacattaaaagaaaattaataatcAGTAATTAATATTGAATAATCGTGTTTATTTCTTCATTGCGTCAGTTTGGTGactgttattttgaaaggaatCGCCAGAACACGTAAGTAGGCGCTCTCGTCTGCAGCAGTTTAAATGTCGTTGTTCCTCACAgtgaccactagagggcagcaaaTCCAATCATTTCAATACATTTTACGTCAAGTTAAGGAATGTCTTATTAACAGACAGaccagcagaaagacaaaacatttcaattttttaaacatttttaatagcAGTGTGCAAATCTATGAACGATGTAGATACATAGTATatgatattaattttttttcttttatgtggaCAATACAAAGCTTGTAAAACAAAGAACGTGTAAGGACGTAAACACCAAGTTTTTACTCAGCAGTACCACTGAGGTTAGTCAGATCAGCACCCGTCTTCCTGGTCtgtcaaaaaaagaagaaaaaaaggacaaaacaataATTTGGATCAACGTTTATTCATGGAAAGACTGTGCAGAGACCACAGAGTTCATTAATGACAAGTGTCCATCCAGACATGCGGGCGATACAGCAGGAAAATACGGCACACAGCTAAACCAcagtctttaaaaaataaaatcagtcaacAGATCACCTTACAAAGATTGCATAATATAAAGAAAGGTTATAAAAGTTCCCAGAAATAGTGcaatttttttgttcttttttaattctttttctaACCACCACCagtaaaacaagaagaaatcCGCTCCACTGCCTACGCCAGCTGCTTAAATGCTCCACCTCCCACAGAGACAAAGAAtagtttggttttcttcatgTGAAATATTCCAACCGGATGTGATGAGTTTTGTTCTGGAAGCGGAGAGGAGTGTAAAACTGTCACCCGGGTGGCTACATGTTACTGAAACTGACAGAGTATGACGTCACACCGCACTTGGGAAAACCACAATGAAACATCCAGTGTTCATCGGAGACATCCGTCCTCTGCACGCGTCTGCAGTGCCGCTCTTTCAATCCGTTTGCAGGAACGAGGCTACATGTGTGCAAATAAAACGACGACAAAGATTAAATAAAGTTCTCCCATTTGAAAGGACGGAAACTAAGGCATAAACTCCAAGTCATTTCTTATTCATCACGTGTGCACTGAACGAAAGCCGACGACCTTCGTTCCACCTCTTCATCCGTctcacaaatattttaaaaaaacctcTGAATCGTCTCTCTTGACTTCAGTTACGGACGACGCAGCAGAAGCTGCTGCACGAACACGAGactgaaacatgacaaagcaTTTCATCGTCATGACACAAAACTAACTCAGGTTTTGTATTCCCTTCAGTATCGTATTTATAATTCATATCGAAAATCCCTCAGTTGCCTTTAAAACGAAAATTCTAAATTCTATTCCAAGTACACAAACTTCCAAAAAGTTCACGAGCTCACATCCTGTCTGAGGTGGACCGAAACACACCTGGCAGGTCTGTTTGTGAGCAATAAAACCAAAGTGTGCCTTCAAATTCCCTTTAGCCATTAAATACCCTCACCTGAAtgtcaagaaaaaaattacaatttatcGGTTTAAATATGCAGACACAAACTACACACAGTATGTacaacacgaacacacacacacacaacacggTTAAATAGGAGTCGATGAAACACAACTGTGAGATTTAAAAGCGGCACCAAAGTGAAGCAGAGTGACGACCCGAGCGGTCGCTGAGTTACGAACCCTCCGCTCACCAGGGCCAGACGTACATTCAAAACTCAGAACGCCTCCTCACGTCTCCGAGGTCGCGGCCCCGGCTCGCGCCTCACGAGGGCAGTGTGCTACATGTACTGGTGTGCATATTCTTCCACTACATTCCCCGGGTTCCAGTTCCAAGCTAAACCTGCAGAGGGCGAAGGCCGCGGGACGAAGACCAACGCTCAAAGTAATCAACCTCTTCGTGAGCGAAAACACTCCGGGAGAAAGTGGACttcaaatctgtgtgtgtgtggatgatgaGATGTGCATGCTGGTgtaaagaggaggagaaacacaacCCACGGCGCCGCCTCGGCTTTAGAACTATTATGCAAACGACTTGTGCACATGCTACTGACACTAAGGAACAAAAAGCACTTCTCAGTGGGTGTGACGaggtgtgggagtgtgtggttctcacacacacacacacacacacacgtgctgcTTTGGTACGATCGTGGTTGGAGCCCAGTCGCGGTGGTGCTTCGAAAAAACCAAAACGTCTTCACAAACACGACGGACAGAAACAAACACGCTCACTGTAACGCCGCACTCGGAGGAGAACGCAAGGAGAGGATCACAAAGCATAAATATTAGATATTATCATTTCtatgtatttctgtttattcactCCCTGCGAAGATAAAAACGCCGTCAGAAAGAGGAGCAGGCGTCCCATCGGTCGGTGCCGGTCAGAAAACTGGGAGCACCAGTGGACGAGGGTCACACACATCACCTCAGACCCAGACAAAAGGGgccgtgaacacacacacagttagtccaagcgtgtgtgtgtgtgtctgtgtgtgtgagccccGGCCCGCAGGATGGCCGCTCAGGTACGGCTGGTGAACGTGGAGCGAGCGAGTGCTGGCGTGGCCCTCCGCCAGGCGCTGAAACCCGGTCGGTCCCGGTCGGCTCAGAGTTGGTGCACGATGCTGTCCGCGTGGGTGGCCGAAGCCGAGCCGTCCTGCCGCAGCCGCCGCCACTGGAACGTGGTGCTGAGGGAGCCGacctcgtcctcctcctgctcctgctccttgGCAAACTCTATGAAcacctgcagcacagaaaacatttgcCATCCGATCTGAACTGCGGCTCACCTGGACGCCGACGTCTGCGTgactctgctgttttctcaccACCTACCTGCTCCAGCGTGCACTGGGAGAAGTTGTACTCCTCAAAGTTGAAGCTTTGCTTGGCTGAAGATCAAAAAGATCAAGAAGATAAATTCCATTGACTGAGcgagcaggagtgtgtgtgtgtgagtgtgtgagtctgtgtgtctgatgaCTCACCCCTCTCTAACTGAGTGAAAGCCTCGGCCAGCGATGTGACGTCCTCCATGGGGACCTTGTAAACCATCAGAGTGGCGAAGCTGCAGGGAAATCAGGCAGCACATTGAGCTGAATCACATGTGGCTTCAGCAGAGCTTTTCTGTCTTCCCTCACATCAGCGTACGTTATGTTATGAGAACGTTATTATCCTTTTTGTAAAGTCAGCATACGTTATCTGCTCTCTGATGGGGTGTCACGATTTCGATTCTAAACTGGGTTTTCGGTCCGGTTCGGGGGCTCAGTGAGCCTCCCTTTAGCCTGCCGCTGGCCCTCAGATCCGAATCCTGAGGCGACCTTCGCTCAGTCGGACTCACCTCTCCTGCCGGGTCGCGTGAGGGAAGATTCGCAGGATCTCTTTGTGCagcagcgccacctgctggagCCCCATCAGCTCCTCTCTGAGCTTCACCTCCAGACTGTAGCCTCGGCCGTACTTTCCCTTCAGATGCTGGATGGAGCCGATACACCTGGTGGAGAAGAACAGACGGAGCCCTAAGTGACCCGCTTCTTCATCGCTTCTTTCAGAACGAGTTCCGTCAGAGCACGCGAGCACCAACCTGAGCTGGCCAGACACCATGATGGCTACGCGGTCGCACACGGCCTCCGCCTCCTCCATGTAGTGCGTGGTGAGGACGGCTCCCCGCTGACGGTTCTTGAAAGCAGCACGAATGGCCCTCCTGCACACAGGAGACACGAGGTCAGAGGTTTGCAATGCGAGAGGGAGGACGTCCTCAGCGTGGCTGAACCTCCTGTGTGACCTCTCAAAGGAAAACACCAAGAGCCACAACACAAGCAACACTTTCTGAGAGtaaaaacaaagactaaacCGTAACGTGTTCAATCAGAAAGAAGCTGTGATGTTTTCTGATTTAGTCTGCTGTGGACAAGTTGCTAAATTCTCAGTCAGCTTTCCCAgcacttgtttattttctacTTTTGCATCTCGTGTTTTTAACTGAAACCCATTATTTCACAggaacacagacaacacagacgGTGGACACGTCTCACCACATGCGCTGTTTGGACTTGGGGTCCATCCCTGACGACGGCTCGTCCAGCAAAACGATCTGAGGATTCCCGATCATACTCAAAGCGAAGCACAGCTGTAAACCAACGGACACCACAGTCAAACATTTAACAGACAGGCAGAATTCTGAGTTAAACATTCAATCGCTGTGGCTCGATGGAACGCTGAACTGTAGAAGTCTGACAGGAAGTCTCTCCTGGGCGTCTTTCTGACAATCTCACCTTCCTCTTGAGTCCTGCTGACAGGGTCTTGGCCTGTTTGTTCAAGTGGTCCTTGAGCTCCAGCGCACTCACCACACTGGCAACAGGCACAGAACAACCGTCAGCAACTTCAACTTCCTTTACAGGATTATCACAGCAGAAACTCAAAGTCTTCCTGCGTCTTCTCCAAATTACTGACTGAATTGTAAAAATGGCACACAACTTCCTGTTGCTCGCACACTGAATATTCACGTCACAGGATGTCATCCTTATCAGTTTGAGATGGCTAACGTGATTTACGGTTGGTCCGGTTGTTCTTACGGTCTGATGAGAGTGAAGCCAGACTCACCGTTTGATGATCCCGGGTACATCCTGTCCTCTCAGGCCCTTGATGGCGGCATAAATCTCCAGGTGCTCCTGCAGGGTGACCCTGGGCCACAGAGGGTTCACCTGGGGACAGTAGCCAACGTGCTCCAAAGGATTGTCCACATGACGAAATTCTGTACTGTAGTCCCCCATCAGAACCTGGATGGAGCAGACGGTGAGCCAACAGCGTGGACTGTTGAAGGAAACAGTATTTTCGGTCTTATCTGTACTGTACCTGTCCTGCAGTGGGGTCAGTGTCACCTGACAACATGTGCATGACGGTGCTCTTTCCTGCTCCGTTGGGGCCCAGCAGTCCGAGAACTTCACCTGatgaaacagcatttacaaATCACCTAAGACTACGGCCGACCTTGTGTCTCAACACTCCCAAACACGCCTAAACATTCTAACCAATCGTACCTTTGCGAACACAGAACGAGATGTTCTTTGTGGCCAGTTTCCTCGTCTTGGTGAGAGAAAAACCTTCTCTCCGGCCCTTGTGCTGCTTCCTCAGGTTACTCACAACCACCAGGGGTCTCTGAGTGGACAAGATGCAGTGAAGAAACACAATAAACGCAGCAATTTAAAGGTCCCAAGCTCCCGTTTACATAAGCTGCTCTGTTTTCAGCCCACGCCTGATGTGGATCATCCcctgagacaaacaacagctCTGCATCCAGATTTTCACTCACCTCTTCACAGGACTGGCAGGTGAGGGCCTCCTTCACTCTGGCCTTCTCCATCTGGACATCCTCATCCTCGTTCTGCCCTTCCTCTGGGTTCCTCTCCACTTTGGGCTTTGAGCTGGATGAGATCctgtgcaggttttttttttaaattaattaattagcgTTTTTAAGTTATTCTGTCAAAtctggttttgtgtgttgaTATGTGAATTCAAAAGAATCTTCCATTATGACAACGTGAACTTTTTGAAATGCGATCGTCACCTGCAGAACTGATCGTTTTTCATCGCCCTCCCTCCGTAACGGATCTCCAGCCAACGaagcaggaaaagcagcaggatgCACTGGAGATATGGCTgaccaccaaaacacacacacacacacacacacacacacacacacacacacacacacagtatgaggGCACAACACTCACTTCTACCGTCGTTACTTTGTGACCGATACGTACAGATACAACCGCAATGAGCAGGTCTTTCCACAGGAAGTTCTCTTCATacagagaggggaagaaggTCGCctgtaaaatgaaagaaaatggaagTCAGCTGACTCCGAACATctggaacagagagaggaagaggcagacTGAGAATCCAGCAACTGGCTGCTTGAAATCCCACCTTGGTGATGCAGTTGAGGCAGCCCATGAGAGGGTACAGAGGGTTGAAGAAACACAAGATGTTGTGCACGTATCTGGTCAGTCCAAGGATATCGttcacaaacaacagctgaaccAGCGAGgctgacaccacacacacctgaggcACAAGTCACTCAGTCAGTAAGCAGGACTCTTTCATGTTTCAAGTATGAATTTAAAACTTACGGGATTTACTTCCTATTTATGTTATTGTCATCGCAGTTATTCATCTTAATGCTTTCAGGAacacatgctgttgtgctgtttggACTTATTTTTCGGAGAGAATTTTCCGTTTGCCCCGTCAAGGCATCTTGCCTCACCATCATGGAGATGACAGAGAAGAAATCCCTGTTGCTCTGGACCCGGGCGAAGCCAAAAGAAAATACGTAAGTGAAGAGGATCACAGCTGGACCAAAGCCAACGATGCACAGGACCTGAGAGGGAAAAGCGATGCAATGGAAACATTATCAGGGATATGCGCAGTAGTGCTAACTGCAGGAATGAATAATCAGTTCGTGTAATGCATGTGTGAGCTGCCAGGTGCACACGATGGCACGAACCACTGCGGTGAGGTTGCTGGAGGTGAGCAGGTTTCCAGtgtggagggagaagaggatgaTGGTCATACAGGACAGGATGAGGTAGTAGAATGGGATGTCCACAGCTGCCTGGCCACACCAGTAGGCTGATGGTACCAGGCCAGAGATGCGCAGTGTAGAGCGACACTTGatctgaagaggaaaaaacaaataaacaagttagcacaggtgaaaataaaaaggagcAAAAGTacaacaaatgcaacatttctTCTCTTGAAATAAATACTACAGCTAAGGGATTACCTCTCTGTCTCGGGTGTGGTCCATTGCAAAATATGCTGGCATTCCAGCGGCCAGCATTCCCAGTATGATGGCTTCTATGTACACCAGAGCGTAGGACGTAGTGTCTGGGATTTGCTGAGGAACGTCATAATGTGGACATTTATTACAGATGAACAGGGTAGATGAGATCTGTGCCATCTGATGTGGAACTCGGTCAAATACTCACGTAGTCAAACGGTTTGGTCCAGGTTCGGATCTGTCCAGTCCCGTTCAGACCCCTTAGAAGAGCGTTGCTCAGTATATTGACAGCCATAGGCAGAGAGTGCACTGTAGTGCTGTTGAACGCAACAGTGTACCTGAAGccctgctgacagacagacaggaagtgttagAGAGGTTGAGGTGCTGCTGGAGATCACAGCTGATGCTTTGTTTCCAGTTTCATCAAGTATCTGGTATCAAAAAATAAACTCGATGGGCCCAGTGTTAAAAGTGACCTTGTTAGATCCTGTTACGTTGATGGCAGCGCTGTGCGGGGCCGCCGCCATGTAGTCGCCGTGTTTCATCATCTCCACCTTGATGTTCTGAGACTCCAGGTTATGGATGAAATCGGAGATGTCAGATTCTGTTGGcacaagcaaaagaaaaagcactcACACGCAAGAAACC
The Scatophagus argus isolate fScaArg1 chromosome 21, fScaArg1.pri, whole genome shotgun sequence genome window above contains:
- the chmp6b gene encoding charged multivesicular body protein 6, whose protein sequence is MGNLFGKKKQTRVTEQDKAILQLKQQRDKLRQYQKKINVQLEKERLLAKQLLKDGKKEKALLLLKKKRYQDQLLDKTENQIGNLERMVQDLEFAQIERKVIDGLKVGNECLKKMHEVMSIEEVERIMDETQDAIEYQRQIDEMLAGSLSQEDEDAVLAELEAITQGDVELPEVPSDQLPEVPEASEEKRERERPRKKPERELLAA